A stretch of Fundicoccus culcitae DNA encodes these proteins:
- a CDS encoding aminoglycoside 6-adenylyltransferase, with the protein MMRTSQEMMDQLYAFVETHDAIRVFAMEGSRMNPEIVADAYQDFDVTFFVEKLDRWIKDESWLDYFGERTLVQKPDAMELFEAGEFGFSYLILFADGQKMDLTLNELTDLNTYLAEEPLGTVLVDKDGRLDEAVVADASKFHLKKPSAAEFDDCCNEFWWVTTYVSKGLLRHEFLFAVDHLNEIVRKELFRMLSWQVGLAFGFDRSIGKNDKFLPKYLAADTWETIVKSFDLSSEEAVWKALFSLVVLFKEVSVGVAEKLGYDYPDYADNIQPYLEKQYEDYRS; encoded by the coding sequence ATGATGCGTACGAGTCAGGAAATGATGGATCAGTTGTATGCCTTTGTGGAGACGCATGATGCGATTCGTGTGTTTGCCATGGAAGGTTCGCGCATGAATCCGGAAATTGTTGCGGATGCTTATCAAGATTTTGATGTGACTTTTTTTGTGGAAAAGCTTGATAGGTGGATTAAGGACGAAAGTTGGCTTGATTATTTTGGTGAACGTACGCTGGTGCAAAAGCCCGATGCCATGGAGCTGTTTGAAGCGGGTGAATTTGGTTTTTCCTATTTGATTTTATTTGCCGATGGCCAGAAAATGGATCTGACTTTAAATGAATTGACCGATTTGAACACATATCTGGCTGAAGAGCCTCTGGGAACAGTGCTTGTGGATAAAGATGGGCGATTGGATGAAGCGGTGGTGGCTGATGCGAGTAAGTTTCATTTGAAGAAGCCGAGTGCTGCTGAGTTTGATGATTGTTGCAACGAATTTTGGTGGGTCACTACCTATGTGAGTAAAGGTTTGTTACGCCATGAGTTTTTGTTTGCTGTGGATCACTTAAATGAAATTGTCCGTAAAGAATTATTCCGCATGCTCAGCTGGCAAGTTGGCTTGGCGTTTGGTTTTGACCGTAGTATCGGGAAAAATGACAAATTCTTACCTAAGTATCTGGCAGCGGATACGTGGGAAACGATTGTGAAGAGCTTTGATTTGAGTTCGGAAGAAGCCGTTTGGAAAGCCTTGTTTTCTTTGGTCGTACTGTTTAAAGAGGTTTCAGTGGGTGTTGCTGAGAAGTTGGGATATGATTATCCAGATTATGCTGATAATATACAGCCGTATTTAGAAAAGCAATATGAAGATTATCGGTCGTAA
- a CDS encoding MetQ/NlpA family ABC transporter substrate-binding protein, which yields MKKFLTSLAAVALSVFSVGQVALAQDAGEFDGESLTVGVASDYEQEVWDVVVELAAAEGIEVEIVLFTDYVQPNIALQDGSVDLNAFQHVAFLNEWNEANDGDLTPLGFTYVAPLRAYSDSLASLDDLQDGDVVAIPNDPTNGGRALIALEQAGVIEVDDAVGILPTVDDVTVNDLNLQFEELEAAQLPNVLPDVAVAFINNNFALDFGLTVDDAIFSDGDDIETLAADYKNVIATRAADVENPLYQHIVSLYQSDAVAEKLAEVSAGADLPAWTADDAYPLDLSGDATEEAAAEGEEETEEDAE from the coding sequence ATGAAAAAGTTTTTAACAAGTTTAGCAGCGGTGGCTTTATCTGTATTTAGTGTTGGTCAAGTGGCGTTGGCGCAAGATGCGGGCGAATTTGATGGGGAAAGTTTGACGGTCGGTGTGGCGAGTGATTATGAGCAAGAAGTTTGGGATGTTGTGGTGGAATTAGCCGCAGCTGAAGGTATTGAGGTTGAAATCGTCTTGTTTACGGATTATGTGCAACCCAATATTGCTTTGCAGGATGGATCGGTTGATTTGAATGCTTTCCAACATGTGGCTTTCTTGAATGAATGGAATGAAGCCAATGATGGTGATTTGACACCTTTAGGTTTCACTTATGTGGCGCCATTGCGTGCCTACTCTGATTCGCTCGCCTCTTTGGATGACTTACAGGATGGCGATGTGGTGGCGATTCCTAATGACCCAACTAATGGTGGACGGGCTTTGATTGCTTTGGAGCAAGCGGGTGTGATTGAAGTGGATGATGCTGTGGGAATTTTGCCGACGGTCGATGATGTGACGGTGAATGATTTGAATTTACAATTTGAGGAATTAGAAGCGGCGCAATTACCCAATGTATTGCCAGATGTAGCTGTGGCCTTTATCAACAACAACTTTGCTTTGGACTTTGGTTTAACGGTTGATGACGCCATCTTCTCTGACGGAGATGATATCGAAACTTTAGCGGCTGATTACAAAAACGTGATTGCGACACGCGCGGCTGATGTTGAAAATCCGCTTTACCAACACATCGTGTCTTTATATCAATCTGACGCTGTGGCTGAAAAATTAGCGGAAGTCTCTGCAGGCGCGGACTTACCTGCTTGGACAGCTGACGATGCTTATCCATTGGATTTAAGTGGCGACGCTACGGAAGAAGCAGCTGCTGAAGGCGAAGAAGAAACGGAAGAAGACGCCGAATAA
- a CDS encoding S24 family peptidase, with the protein MQTIQQRLMGLMEERQLKQVDILRLSQPFQKEMGISLSKSHLSQYVNGKSKPDQYKLLLLAKTLDVDPAWLMGYEAEETSVVDEIYDISLNLDDYRQVKVRDFAQEQYGSQLQGALPQESLVEETLYPVETVEGVAAGIGFSYEDLNRTDTFYTDRTDFKPYSFATRVFGDSMADLIHDGDIVLIQQGYDNQSGGIYAVDYDGKSYLKKVYLEDNQFVMKSINPKYQDIIIDLPLPEGTYLNIVGKVVDWFTPKIIY; encoded by the coding sequence ATGCAGACCATTCAACAGCGGTTGATGGGGTTGATGGAGGAGCGGCAGTTGAAGCAGGTGGATATTTTGCGTTTGTCGCAGCCGTTTCAAAAAGAGATGGGGATTAGCTTGTCGAAGAGTCATCTGTCGCAATATGTTAATGGGAAATCAAAACCGGATCAATATAAATTACTTTTGTTAGCCAAAACATTGGATGTGGATCCTGCTTGGTTGATGGGGTATGAGGCAGAAGAAACGTCAGTGGTTGATGAAATTTATGATATTAGTTTGAATTTGGATGATTATCGGCAAGTGAAGGTGCGTGACTTTGCGCAAGAACAGTATGGTAGCCAATTACAAGGGGCATTGCCGCAAGAGTCACTCGTTGAGGAAACACTGTATCCTGTTGAAACCGTTGAAGGAGTTGCAGCTGGGATTGGCTTTAGTTATGAAGATTTAAACCGTACAGACACCTTTTATACTGACCGCACGGATTTCAAACCCTATAGTTTTGCAACTCGGGTCTTTGGGGATTCCATGGCCGATTTGATTCATGATGGGGACATTGTGCTAATACAGCAAGGGTATGATAATCAGTCGGGTGGGATTTATGCAGTGGATTACGATGGTAAATCATATTTGAAGAAAGTGTATTTGGAGGATAATCAATTTGTGATGAAATCAATCAATCCCAAGTATCAAGATATCATTATAGATTTACCACTTCCTGAAGGCACGTATTTAAATATCGTTGGTAAAGTCGTTGACTGGTTTACGCCGAAAATTATTTATTAA
- a CDS encoding uracil-DNA glycosylase family protein: MDLEAIKQAMREDEMNRDYTQHGIDPLFAVNPQARLVIVGQAPGKKAQDSQLYWNDLSGDRLRQWMGIDRETFYNSPYIAQMPMDFYFPGKGKSGDLPPRKGFAQKWHPMLLDLMPEVETILLIGAYSQKYYLGDTRQKNLTETVKHYQDYLQRYLPLVHPSPLNVGWLKKNPWFEAEVIPELQGLVSRLIP, from the coding sequence ATGGATTTAGAAGCAATAAAGCAAGCAATGCGAGAGGATGAAATGAACCGGGATTACACCCAACATGGGATTGATCCTTTATTTGCGGTGAACCCGCAAGCACGGTTAGTGATTGTTGGACAAGCGCCGGGGAAGAAGGCACAGGATTCGCAACTGTATTGGAACGATTTGTCCGGCGATCGTTTGCGTCAGTGGATGGGTATTGACCGGGAAACGTTTTACAACTCGCCTTACATTGCACAAATGCCGATGGATTTTTATTTTCCGGGTAAAGGTAAGTCGGGCGATTTGCCGCCGCGAAAAGGTTTTGCCCAGAAGTGGCATCCGATGTTGTTAGACTTAATGCCGGAAGTGGAAACTATTTTGTTAATTGGAGCGTATTCACAAAAGTATTATTTAGGCGATACACGCCAAAAGAATTTAACCGAGACGGTGAAGCATTACCAGGATTATTTGCAGCGCTATCTACCTTTGGTGCATCCTTCGCCATTAAATGTGGGCTGGTTGAAGAAAAATCCCTGGTTTGAAGCGGAAGTTATACCTGAATTGCAGGGATTAGTTTCTAGATTAATCCCATAA
- a CDS encoding M13 family metallopeptidase, with the protein MTVNYDKIKDDLYLAVNQEWLDQAVIPDDKPSTGGFITLSDGIEELLMQDTADMAAGDLALTNKEQEAFVAYYKQAMDFDQRNQLAGEPLKPYLDRILSLTNIADLQTLAVEWTLKGLTLPFSIGISADMKNTDVFALYIDAPSTILPDTTYYEDGNPVAEQLLAVYSSMSNDVLGLLGYDEAQASALVEKAMAFDKAIVPHVLSAEVLADYTIIYNPRTMDEVEAYHDTFSFKQLLNTLTHQDVDKVIVQQPKYFEALASLLTDETFENLKAWMLIKTANGATGLLSEDLRQAGAQYQLALSGSPKAQEAKKAAYYRAVGMYDQVIGDYYGKKYFGPQARQDVREMVVQMIDIYKERLKNNDWLSQATIEQAITKLDAIDILIGYPDTYPEVYTRLVIDEAKPFFENTLDLVAILAQDELDQWNGPVDRKRWGMSADTVNAYYNPYANLICFPAAILQAPFYSLEQTRSENYGGIGAVIAHEISHAFDNNGAKFDERGNLNDWWTEEDLRQFEDKAQAMINLWDGIEIHGGKVNGKLTVSENIADSGGLTAAIQAAKREDDADLQALFINWARIWCQKARDQYLSLLLTIDVHSPNPLRANMAPRSMPEFYDAFDIQPEDPMYLAEDQRVIIW; encoded by the coding sequence ATGACCGTAAACTATGACAAAATTAAAGACGATTTATACTTAGCCGTTAACCAAGAATGGTTAGATCAAGCTGTAATTCCTGATGACAAACCATCAACAGGTGGCTTTATAACCTTAAGCGATGGGATTGAGGAATTGTTAATGCAAGACACAGCTGACATGGCAGCAGGTGATTTAGCATTGACCAACAAAGAGCAGGAAGCCTTCGTTGCCTATTACAAGCAAGCGATGGATTTCGACCAACGAAATCAATTAGCCGGCGAACCTTTAAAACCCTATTTAGATCGTATTTTATCTTTAACAAATATCGCTGACTTACAAACGCTAGCGGTAGAGTGGACCTTAAAAGGATTGACTTTACCTTTTTCAATCGGTATCAGTGCCGATATGAAAAATACCGATGTGTTTGCCTTGTATATCGACGCCCCATCAACGATTTTACCAGACACGACCTATTATGAAGACGGCAACCCTGTTGCGGAACAATTATTGGCCGTATACAGTTCCATGAGTAACGACGTTTTAGGTTTGTTGGGTTATGATGAAGCCCAAGCTTCGGCTTTGGTTGAAAAAGCCATGGCTTTTGATAAAGCGATTGTACCACACGTTTTAAGTGCCGAAGTGTTAGCTGATTATACCATTATATATAACCCACGGACGATGGATGAAGTGGAAGCTTATCATGACACATTTTCTTTCAAGCAATTATTGAATACCTTAACCCACCAAGACGTAGACAAAGTGATTGTCCAACAACCAAAATATTTCGAGGCTTTGGCCAGCTTATTAACAGATGAAACCTTTGAGAACCTTAAAGCTTGGATGTTAATCAAGACCGCTAATGGTGCTACGGGCTTACTTTCTGAAGACCTTCGTCAAGCCGGTGCGCAATACCAACTCGCTTTATCCGGTAGCCCTAAAGCCCAAGAAGCAAAAAAAGCGGCTTACTACCGCGCGGTAGGCATGTACGACCAAGTGATTGGGGACTACTACGGTAAGAAATACTTTGGTCCGCAAGCCCGTCAAGATGTTCGCGAAATGGTCGTGCAGATGATTGATATTTACAAAGAACGTTTGAAAAACAATGATTGGCTGTCCCAGGCAACCATTGAACAAGCCATCACTAAATTGGATGCCATCGATATTTTGATTGGTTACCCGGATACCTATCCTGAAGTTTATACCCGCTTAGTCATTGATGAAGCAAAGCCTTTTTTTGAAAACACCTTGGATTTGGTAGCCATCCTAGCCCAAGACGAATTGGATCAATGGAATGGACCCGTTGACCGCAAGCGTTGGGGCATGAGTGCTGATACAGTCAACGCTTACTACAACCCATATGCCAACCTAATTTGTTTCCCAGCCGCCATCCTGCAAGCACCTTTTTATAGCTTGGAACAAACGCGTAGCGAAAACTACGGTGGTATCGGCGCTGTTATCGCCCACGAAATTTCCCACGCCTTCGACAACAACGGCGCTAAGTTCGATGAACGGGGTAATCTGAACGACTGGTGGACCGAAGAAGACTTACGCCAATTTGAAGACAAAGCCCAAGCCATGATCAACCTCTGGGACGGTATCGAAATTCACGGTGGCAAAGTCAACGGTAAACTCACTGTGTCAGAAAACATCGCCGACAGCGGTGGCCTAACCGCAGCCATTCAAGCCGCAAAACGCGAAGACGACGCCGACCTACAAGCCCTATTCATCAACTGGGCCCGCATCTGGTGCCAAAAAGCCCGCGACCAATACCTGTCCCTGCTCTTGACCATCGACGTGCACTCACCCAACCCCTTGCGCGCCAACATGGCCCCACGCAGCATGCCAGAATTCTACGACGCCTTCGACATACAGCCCGAGGACCCCATGTACCTAGCCGAAGACCAACGCGTC